A window from Oncorhynchus mykiss isolate Arlee chromosome 9, USDA_OmykA_1.1, whole genome shotgun sequence encodes these proteins:
- the LOC110532757 gene encoding serine--tRNA ligase, cytoplasmic, whose amino-acid sequence MVLDLDQFRTDKGGDPEVIRETQRKRFKDVSLVDKLVHADTEWRKCRFTADNLNKAKNLCSKTVGEKMKKREPVGDDDDSVPDDAQNLEALTADTLSPLTVTQIKKVRLLVDEAVQKSDGERVKLEEERFQYLREIGNLLHPSVPISNDEDADNKVERTWGDCTVQKKYSHVDLVVMIDGYDGEKGAIVAGSRGYFLKGPLVFLEQALINYALRMLHSKNYQMLYTPFFMRKEVMQEVAQLSQFDDELYKVIGKSSEKSEDTAIDEKYLIATSEQPIAAFLRDEWLKPEDLPMRYAGLSTCFRQEVGSHGRDTRGIFRVHQFEKIEQFVFASPHDNKSWEMMDEMIGTAEEFYQTLGIPYRIINIVSGALNHAASKKLDLEAWFPGSAAFRELVSCSNCLDYQARRLRIRYGQTKKMMDKTDYVHMLNATMCATTRVMCAILETYQTEEGVIIPEVLRNFMPPGMTEMLKFVKPAPIDVETSKKQKKQQDGGKKKKQGGGDQLQNQVENMSVNDS is encoded by the exons ATGGTGCTCGATTTAGACCAATTTCGAACCGATAAAGGCGGTGATCCTGAAGTAATCAGAGAAACTCAAAGAAAAAGGTTCAAAGATGTGTCACTTGTGGATAAACTAGTACACGCAGACACCGAATGGAGAAAAT GTCGTTTCACTGCCGACAACCTCAACAAGGCAAAGAATTTATGCAGCAAGACAGTTGGAGAGAAAATGAAG AAGAGGGAGCCAGTTGGGGATGACGATGATTCTGTCCCAGACGACGCCCAGAACTTGGAGGCCCTAACGGCAGACACACTATCG CCCCTCACGGTCACCCAGATCAAGAAGGTCCGTCTGCTTGTAGATGAGGCAGTGCAGAAATCTGACGGTGAGAGGGTAAAGCTGGAGGAAGAGCGCTTTCAATACCTGCGAGAGATCGGGAACCTCCTGCATCCATCTGTGCCCATCAGTAATGATGAG GATGCTGATAACAAAGTGGAGCGCACTTGGGGAGACTGTACTGTGCAGAAGAAGTATTCCCACGTAGACCTGGTAGTCATGATCGACGGCTACGACGGAGAGAAAGGAGCTATAGTGGCTGGGAGCCGTGGCTACTTCCTCAAA GGGCCGCTAGTTTTCCTGGAGCAGGCATTGATCAATTATGCTCTGCGGATGCTCCACAGCAAGAACTACCAAATGCTCTACACCCCCTTCTTCATGAGGAAAGAGGTCATGCAGGAGGTGGCTCAGCTCAGCCAGTTTGATGATGAACTTTACAAG gtGATTGGGAAGAGCAGTGAGAAATCTGAGGACACGGCCATAGATGAGAAGTACCTGATTGCCACCTCAGAGCAGCCCATCGCAGCCTTCCTGAGAGACGAGTGGCTGAAGCCAGAGGATCTGCCAATGCGCTACGCCGGCCTCTCCACCTgcttcagacaggaagtgggtTCCCACGGGCGTGACACCCGAGGCATCTTCAGGGTGCACCAGTTTGAGAAG ATAGAGCAGTTTGTTTTTGCCTCGCCTCATGACAACAAGTCCTGGGAGATGATGGATGAGATGATTGGGACGGCTGAAGAGTTCTACCAGACACTAGGGATCCCCTACCGCATCATCAACATAGTCTCAG GTGCTCTGAACCATGCAGCCAGTAAGAAGCTGGACTTGGAGGCCTGGTTCCCAGGCTCCGCAGCCTTCAGAGAACTGGTCTCCTGCTCCAACTGTTTAGACTACCAGGCCCGTCGGCTGCGTATCCGCTACGGACAGACCAAAAAGATGATGGACAAG ACTGACTATGTGCACATGCTCAACGCAACCATGTGTGCCACCACACGTGTAATGTGTGCTATCCTGGAGACGTACCAGACCGAAGAGGGTGTCATAATTCCAGAGGTACTCCGGAATTTCATGCCTCCAG GTATGACAGAGATGCTGAAGTTTGTGAAGCCTGCGCCTATTGACGTGGAGACGTCCAAGAAGCAGAAGAAGCAGCAGGATGgagggaagaagaagaaacaggGAGGTGGAGACCAGCTCCAGAACCAAGTGGAGAACATGTCTGTCAACGATTCTTAG